The following are from one region of the Pseudodesulfovibrio piezophilus C1TLV30 genome:
- a CDS encoding response regulator: MQSQIHILFVDDEPNVLAALKRMLRAKHDEWAMDFIESGSKATRMLEEKTYDVIISDIRMPGMDGAELLTRVKEKYPGIIRIALSGQVDLNEVIRSIRAVHQYISKPCEADNLIEKIEGALLSRSVLTDETMLNLVTEIESLPVIPRVFQEIQLELNSKAPSIDKIASFITQDVGLVAKILNLVNSPFFGLPSHIASVHQAITMLGLETIESLVLSTHLFSMYDESTLPNFNLTLLWEHCFRVSNIARLIAECEGEDRRLVTQCRMAGLLHDVGKLILASYFPDKYGAVLNIAATKGGPVYDLERKVYKTSHAEVGAYLMGLWGVSPEVVHGIGYHHSHNKMDRSLTMYLSVANIIDHNFVVFNDDYVKIKLKSGLAPIIHDESKMLKWLKYLEDHWFGVGEFYSADPESIKNMLTRSKE; this comes from the coding sequence ATGCAGAGTCAGATACATATTCTTTTTGTTGATGATGAACCGAACGTTCTCGCCGCTCTCAAACGCATGCTGCGAGCAAAACACGATGAATGGGCAATGGATTTTATCGAATCAGGTAGTAAAGCAACTAGAATGCTTGAAGAAAAAACGTATGATGTCATCATTTCCGACATACGTATGCCTGGTATGGATGGGGCAGAACTTCTTACTCGAGTCAAAGAAAAATATCCGGGAATCATTCGAATAGCACTCTCCGGTCAGGTCGATCTCAATGAAGTCATTCGCAGTATTCGCGCAGTTCACCAGTACATATCCAAACCGTGCGAAGCCGATAATTTGATAGAAAAAATAGAAGGAGCACTCCTCTCCCGCTCAGTTCTGACTGACGAAACCATGCTCAACCTTGTTACTGAAATAGAATCCCTCCCAGTCATCCCAAGAGTTTTTCAAGAAATACAACTTGAATTAAACAGCAAAGCTCCTTCCATCGACAAGATAGCAAGCTTCATTACTCAGGATGTCGGATTGGTGGCTAAAATTCTTAATCTAGTCAATTCTCCCTTTTTTGGTCTGCCATCACATATTGCCTCAGTGCATCAAGCTATTACCATGCTTGGATTGGAAACGATTGAATCCCTGGTGCTCTCCACACACCTTTTTTCAATGTATGATGAATCAACACTCCCCAACTTCAATCTGACCCTTTTATGGGAGCACTGTTTTCGAGTGTCGAATATCGCACGACTGATAGCAGAATGCGAAGGGGAGGACAGAAGGCTAGTTACGCAATGCAGAATGGCAGGTCTGCTGCACGATGTAGGGAAACTAATTCTGGCAAGCTACTTCCCTGATAAATATGGTGCGGTACTCAATATAGCCGCGACCAAAGGGGGCCCCGTCTATGACTTGGAGCGGAAAGTATACAAGACTTCCCATGCCGAGGTCGGTGCCTATCTGATGGGCTTGTGGGGAGTCTCTCCTGAAGTTGTCCACGGGATCGGTTACCATCACTCTCACAACAAGATGGACAGAAGCCTGACCATGTACCTTTCAGTGGCAAATATCATTGATCACAATTTTGTGGTTTTTAATGATGATTACGTCAAGATCAAATTAAAATCAGGATTAGCCCCCATTATCCATGATGAATCCAAGATGTTAAAGTGGCTCAAATACCTTGAGGATCACTGGTTTGGAGTTGGAGAATTTTATAGTGCAGACCCTGAATCAATAAAAAATATGCTGACAAGGAGTAAAGAATGA
- a CDS encoding HD domain-containing phosphohydrolase has translation MSARVLLVDDEPNVLSALRRQLRDKYEIEVEQDPQAALKRLDRSNPFAAVVSDYRMPKMNGIEFLNEVKRLSPETTRVMLTGYADLDNAIRAVNDGNVFRFLTKPCEKETLLQHVNEAVKQYELVTAKRVLLEKTLKGSVELLSEITSMVNPHAGEQINRVRRSVKYLAMKKEVKDLWRYDIATMLCQLGTLILPPGTLDALISGAELSPEQTQMYEMHPGIAQSLLSKLPRMGAIADMIAYQLKGFDGSGTPRDAKKEDDIPLGGRILKIALDYDLALQLEKNPQQAFLSLEKNSDFYDPELMYYLEGMLGVEARYAIKTIRITELEPGMVLHEDVISNQGAMLLRKSLELDKDKIGHIQMFAQKVGINDEITVLVPEQETEEAEQAVEEQTN, from the coding sequence ATGAGCGCCCGCGTACTTCTCGTAGACGACGAACCCAATGTGCTCTCAGCGTTACGTCGCCAGTTGCGTGACAAATACGAAATTGAAGTGGAACAAGACCCTCAAGCGGCGCTCAAACGGCTGGATAGGAGTAATCCTTTTGCTGCCGTAGTGTCAGATTATCGAATGCCAAAAATGAATGGCATTGAATTTCTCAATGAAGTGAAGCGCCTCAGCCCTGAAACAACTCGGGTCATGCTCACAGGATATGCAGATCTTGATAACGCTATCCGAGCTGTCAATGATGGCAATGTCTTTCGATTTCTCACAAAACCATGTGAAAAGGAAACATTGCTCCAGCACGTCAACGAAGCCGTCAAGCAATATGAATTGGTCACAGCCAAACGAGTCTTGCTAGAAAAGACTCTCAAAGGAAGTGTTGAACTGCTCAGTGAAATTACATCCATGGTCAATCCCCATGCCGGAGAGCAGATAAACCGGGTCAGACGCTCCGTCAAATATCTCGCAATGAAAAAAGAAGTTAAGGATTTATGGCGATATGATATTGCGACCATGCTCTGTCAGCTAGGAACCCTTATATTACCCCCCGGCACACTGGACGCCCTTATCAGCGGAGCAGAACTTTCCCCGGAACAGACCCAGATGTACGAAATGCATCCTGGAATTGCCCAGAGCCTCCTCTCCAAACTGCCTCGTATGGGCGCAATTGCTGATATGATTGCCTATCAACTCAAAGGATTTGATGGATCAGGAACCCCAAGAGATGCCAAAAAGGAAGATGATATCCCACTCGGGGGACGTATCCTTAAAATCGCTCTGGATTACGATCTGGCCCTTCAGCTTGAAAAAAATCCCCAGCAAGCATTCCTGAGCCTGGAAAAAAACAGTGATTTCTACGATCCCGAGTTGATGTATTATCTTGAAGGAATGCTTGGAGTGGAAGCACGGTACGCCATTAAGACTATCCGAATTACTGAGCTTGAGCCTGGTATGGTCCTCCATGAAGATGTCATCTCGAATCAAGGTGCGATGCTTCTGCGCAAAAGCCTTGAGCTTGATAAAGACAAAATTGGACATATTCAAATGTTCGCCCAAAAAGTCGGTATCAATGATGAGATAACTGTCCTGGTTCCTGAACAGGAAACCGAAGAGGCTGAACAGGCAGTTGAAGAACAAACCAATTAG